One genomic window of Thalassoroseus pseudoceratinae includes the following:
- a CDS encoding tetratricopeptide repeat protein: MPLELATQLCRRLNSISARTDAGPLTVFLPKLLLTTLLGSFFIAPTAIAADLSKAQEFFETGQYAECIALTGEAIEDRDFSESWRTLRIEAQLAIGQYAPALESLTAALERYPHSIRLRWLGRDVYRYNAKPDDAERMVVELIEKVQQASWRYRNVADRLVLAEFLLEQGADAKEVLQSIFDQIKKDQPNLPDAFIASGELALAKHDYGLAATEFEKARKLDEDDPRIAFGLSQAYAPSDAEKAQTALQQALERNPRHVPSLLSLVDDQVDAERYETAHKTLAEIETVNPLHPKLWAYRAVLAHLENEPDEEQAARERALSTWPTNPEVDYLIGKKLSQKYRFAEGAKRQRQALEFDPYYLPAKMQLSQDLLRLGQEDEGWKLASEVFERDGYSVVAHNLSILHDHLDDFAILKSDGFLVRMDARESRIYGSRVLETLRRAKAELASKYDVELPETVFVDIYPKQQDFAIRTFGLPGGAGFLGVCFGSVITMNSPASQGATPANWQSVLWHEFCHVVTLTKTNNRMPRWLSEGISVYEERQANPAWGESMNRQYREMILGEDLTPVSQLSAAFLRPETPIHLQFAYYESSLVVEYIIEQHGLDTLKQILVDLGRGLPINECLERTTGSLTALDADFSDYARNRAKNWAPDADFGDPELPRSADLKTLAKFVEDHPKNVAALQRYATRLVAGEQWETAEEILTQSVELFPERTGSEAALAMLVRVHREQENTDAERKTLERFIALKDNAWDASLRLAELASERKDWAAVLSHAERVLSINPLIPAPHRYLADAGERSGDDDRALTGLLALAEMEPFDPAALSYRTAKLFQRTGQTDSARRHVLQALEEAPRYRDAQRLLLAIVEGPTETPTSTDPPPAIAEDRTPNPEDRR, translated from the coding sequence CCGGGGAAGCCATCGAAGACCGAGATTTCTCGGAAAGTTGGCGAACACTCCGGATCGAAGCCCAATTGGCAATCGGGCAATACGCCCCTGCATTGGAATCGTTGACGGCGGCTTTGGAACGTTATCCGCATAGCATTCGACTGCGATGGTTGGGGCGAGATGTCTACCGTTACAACGCGAAGCCCGACGATGCCGAGCGGATGGTCGTGGAATTGATCGAGAAAGTTCAACAGGCGTCGTGGCGGTATCGCAATGTGGCGGATCGGTTGGTGCTGGCTGAGTTCCTGTTGGAGCAGGGGGCCGATGCGAAGGAAGTGCTGCAAAGCATTTTTGATCAGATCAAGAAAGATCAGCCGAACTTGCCGGATGCGTTCATCGCCAGCGGGGAGTTGGCGCTAGCCAAGCACGACTACGGACTCGCCGCCACAGAGTTTGAAAAAGCCCGGAAGTTGGATGAAGACGATCCACGAATTGCGTTTGGATTGTCTCAGGCATACGCCCCGAGTGATGCCGAAAAAGCCCAAACGGCTCTGCAACAAGCATTGGAACGGAACCCCAGGCATGTGCCGAGTTTGCTGTCACTCGTGGATGATCAAGTCGACGCCGAACGCTACGAGACCGCTCACAAAACCCTTGCGGAGATCGAAACGGTCAATCCGTTGCATCCGAAATTGTGGGCGTACCGGGCGGTGTTGGCTCATTTGGAAAACGAACCCGACGAGGAGCAAGCCGCTCGCGAACGCGCGCTGTCTACCTGGCCGACGAATCCGGAAGTCGATTACCTCATCGGCAAGAAACTCTCGCAGAAATACCGGTTTGCCGAGGGTGCGAAGCGTCAACGGCAGGCATTGGAGTTCGATCCGTATTACCTGCCCGCGAAAATGCAGCTATCGCAGGATTTGCTGCGACTCGGCCAAGAAGACGAAGGTTGGAAACTTGCCAGCGAAGTTTTCGAGCGGGATGGCTACAGCGTTGTTGCTCATAATCTTTCGATATTGCATGACCATCTTGATGATTTCGCGATCTTGAAGTCCGATGGTTTCCTCGTCCGGATGGATGCCCGCGAATCCCGAATTTACGGTTCGCGTGTATTGGAGACGCTCCGCCGAGCGAAAGCCGAGTTGGCAAGCAAATACGATGTCGAATTGCCCGAGACGGTGTTTGTCGACATCTATCCGAAGCAGCAGGACTTTGCGATCCGCACGTTTGGTTTGCCGGGAGGTGCGGGGTTTCTCGGCGTGTGTTTCGGGTCGGTCATCACGATGAACAGCCCGGCTTCGCAGGGTGCGACGCCTGCGAATTGGCAGTCGGTGTTGTGGCACGAGTTCTGTCATGTCGTCACGCTGACGAAAACCAACAACCGCATGCCACGGTGGCTCAGTGAGGGCATTTCTGTTTATGAGGAACGCCAAGCAAACCCCGCATGGGGCGAGTCGATGAATCGGCAATACCGGGAAATGATTCTCGGTGAAGACCTCACACCGGTCAGCCAATTGAGCGCCGCTTTTCTGCGTCCCGAAACACCGATTCATTTGCAGTTCGCGTATTATGAATCGTCGTTGGTGGTGGAATACATCATTGAGCAGCACGGTTTGGACACGCTGAAACAGATTCTCGTCGACCTCGGACGCGGACTGCCGATCAATGAATGTTTGGAACGCACAACCGGATCGCTGACGGCCCTTGATGCGGACTTCAGCGATTACGCTCGCAATCGCGCTAAGAATTGGGCACCGGATGCAGATTTTGGCGATCCCGAATTGCCTCGCTCCGCTGATCTGAAAACGCTAGCGAAGTTTGTCGAAGACCATCCGAAAAACGTTGCCGCGTTGCAGCGGTATGCCACGCGACTCGTCGCTGGCGAACAGTGGGAGACCGCGGAAGAAATTCTGACGCAATCTGTAGAACTCTTCCCCGAACGCACCGGTTCAGAAGCGGCACTCGCAATGTTGGTCCGTGTGCATCGCGAGCAGGAGAACACGGACGCCGAACGAAAGACACTCGAACGCTTCATCGCTCTGAAAGACAATGCCTGGGATGCTTCGTTGCGATTGGCGGAACTGGCGAGTGAGCGAAAAGATTGGGCTGCGGTCCTGTCCCATGCCGAGCGGGTCTTGAGCATCAACCCATTGATCCCGGCCCCGCATCGGTATTTGGCCGATGCCGGTGAACGCAGCGGCGACGACGACCGGGCACTCACCGGTCTGTTGGCTCTTGCGGAGATGGAACCGTTCGATCCGGCGGCGTTGTCTTATCGCACCGCGAAATTGTTTCAACGCACCGGCCAAACCGATTCTGCCCGCCGACACGTTCTGCAAGCCCTGGAAGAAGCCCCACGTTACCGGGATGCCCAACGGTTGCTGCTTGCGATTGTCGAGGGACCGACTGAGACACCGACTTCCACCGACCCTCCACCCGCGATCGCGGAGGATCGGACCCCCAACCCCGAGGACCGACGATGA
- a CDS encoding DUF4159 domain-containing protein, which yields MNRVRNSVMTFLIVLVIGSIAWAQYGRGWRRGRVDPSQIDPADIDRNGVPTWEKDTEFQQDVFTFARIHYTSYRDRPGRGKWDTDWPDSDLNFSFRLQQLTSLKVDPNGKIVRLDDPELFDYPFIYIIEPGEMMLTEPEVQGLRRYLLNGGFLMVDDFWGEYEWDTFYQNLKRVFPDREPQELPLEHEIFHCVYDLTEKPQIPSINHYLSGRRTERWDATEAHYRGLFDDDGRMMAIICHNTDLGDGWEREGVDSGYFHEYSEKWAYPLGINIVTYAMTH from the coding sequence ATGAACCGTGTCCGCAATTCTGTCATGACCTTTCTGATCGTGCTTGTGATCGGGAGCATCGCCTGGGCTCAATACGGGCGCGGATGGCGTCGCGGTCGGGTTGATCCTTCGCAAATCGACCCCGCAGACATCGACCGCAATGGCGTGCCAACTTGGGAGAAAGACACTGAGTTCCAACAGGATGTCTTCACGTTTGCCCGCATCCACTACACCTCCTACCGGGATCGTCCCGGTCGCGGAAAGTGGGACACCGATTGGCCCGATAGCGATCTGAATTTTTCATTCCGACTGCAACAACTGACCTCACTCAAAGTCGATCCGAACGGCAAGATCGTGCGGTTGGATGATCCGGAGCTGTTCGACTACCCCTTTATTTACATCATCGAACCCGGCGAGATGATGCTGACCGAACCGGAAGTTCAAGGCTTACGGCGGTATCTGCTCAACGGCGGATTTCTCATGGTCGACGATTTCTGGGGCGAATACGAATGGGACACGTTTTATCAGAATCTCAAACGGGTCTTCCCCGATCGCGAACCCCAAGAGTTGCCGTTGGAGCATGAAATTTTTCACTGCGTGTACGATCTGACCGAGAAACCTCAGATTCCCAGTATCAACCATTACCTCAGCGGTCGCCGCACGGAACGGTGGGACGCGACTGAAGCCCACTACCGCGGTTTGTTCGACGACGACGGCCGAATGATGGCCATCATCTGTCACAACACGGACCTGGGAGACGGCTGGGAACGCGAGGGTGTTGATTCCGGTTACTTCCACGAGTATTCCGAGAAGTGGGCGTATCCGCTGGGGATCAACATCGTGACCTACGCCATGACGCACTAA